The following coding sequences lie in one Pelobacter seleniigenes DSM 18267 genomic window:
- a CDS encoding NAD(+)/NADH kinase, with amino-acid sequence MKKVGIYAKKNHPDVEKIVFDIRDRLNRDDITVLLEDSVAELIGQVNGFSGDEIPDLVDLVIVLGGDGTLISVARQIGERRVPIVGVNLGRLGFLTEITRDELPGMLDRLVTGEYKISERMMLDSFIYRNGQQIGKYTVLNDIVINKGALARIIDMDASIDGRHLCTYKADGLIIATPTGSTGYSLAAGGPIIFPEINSLLISPICPHMLTNRPVVVWSRSVINIEVKFQDDVVFFTADGQVGRKLLPGDRVEVRRSESRTLLVRSPSKDYFEILRTKLSWGER; translated from the coding sequence TTGAAAAAAGTCGGCATTTATGCCAAGAAAAACCACCCCGATGTCGAAAAAATAGTCTTTGATATTCGTGATCGTCTCAATCGCGATGATATTACCGTTCTGCTGGAAGACAGCGTTGCCGAATTGATCGGCCAGGTGAACGGTTTTTCCGGTGATGAAATTCCTGACCTGGTGGACCTGGTTATTGTGCTGGGTGGCGATGGAACCCTGATCTCCGTCGCCAGGCAGATCGGCGAACGGCGGGTGCCGATCGTCGGAGTCAATCTCGGGCGGCTCGGTTTTTTAACTGAAATCACCCGGGACGAATTACCCGGCATGCTTGATCGGCTGGTGACCGGAGAATATAAAATCTCCGAGCGGATGATGCTCGACTCTTTCATCTATCGTAACGGTCAGCAGATCGGTAAATATACGGTTCTCAACGATATCGTTATCAATAAGGGTGCCCTGGCCCGGATCATCGATATGGACGCCTCCATTGACGGGCGGCACCTCTGTACCTATAAAGCCGACGGGCTGATTATCGCCACTCCGACCGGTTCAACCGGGTACAGTCTGGCGGCAGGCGGGCCGATCATTTTTCCGGAGATCAATAGCCTGCTGATTTCGCCGATCTGTCCACATATGCTGACCAACCGCCCGGTGGTGGTCTGGAGTCGGTCGGTCATCAATATCGAAGTGAAATTTCAGGATGATGTGGTGTTCTTTACCGCCGATGGCCAGGTTGGCCGTAAGCTATTGCCGGGGGACCGGGTTGAGGTGCGCCGATCGGAGTCGCGGACCTTGCTGGTCAGAAGCCCGAGCAAGGATTATTTCGAAATTTTGCGCACCAAGCTGAGTTGGGGGGAACGCTAG
- the recN gene encoding DNA repair protein RecN, with the protein MLTDLIIKNFAIIENLHVSFSTGFNVLTGETGAGKSIILDAVGLLLGGRARGDVIRSGAEEASVEAVFALAPNHPVAARLAAAGLDEGDELLVRRIVSKSGKNRVFVNGSAVPLGQLRELTGGLVNIYGQHEHQNLQRVESHLELLDQFAGLADVLNTYRDNYLAYLAIEKELSRLDLAERERRQRLDMLAFQKQELDSAALQVDEDRELEQERGILLNAEKLLSATRGGYEILYEGPQAVCDRVAGIIAKLEPLRDIDPAFVPVLESLNGSLYALEDVAGVLRDYADKLDFEPSRQEQVEERLALLKGLKRKYAPTVEALIEFRDRIGQEYDRLNRSEEERRELTEQLQQQEIKVRQAGEALSLRRKTAADRLAREVERELAELAMPNAKFSMRFDALAEPGSDGLEKGEFFLAANPGEAAQPLAKVASGGELSRIMLALRRSAPEGDSVGTLIFDEVDAGIGGEAATAVGEKISRLGHDLQVLCVTHLPQVAAFADQHYQVLKKSDAKRTTTELQLLGADARVAEMARMLAGAQVGEQTLNHARELISRSRALVEQ; encoded by the coding sequence ATGCTGACAGATCTGATTATCAAAAATTTTGCAATTATTGAAAATCTTCATGTGAGTTTCAGCACTGGCTTTAATGTTCTGACCGGAGAAACCGGGGCCGGAAAGTCAATCATCCTGGATGCCGTCGGACTGCTCCTGGGAGGTCGGGCTCGAGGGGATGTCATCCGTTCCGGAGCTGAAGAAGCGTCGGTCGAAGCGGTTTTTGCCCTGGCCCCGAATCATCCGGTTGCGGCCCGGCTGGCCGCCGCCGGGCTGGACGAAGGCGATGAACTGCTGGTTCGGCGAATTGTCTCCAAGTCCGGGAAAAACCGGGTTTTCGTCAACGGGTCAGCGGTGCCGCTGGGGCAACTGCGCGAGTTGACCGGTGGGCTGGTCAATATTTACGGACAGCATGAACATCAGAATTTGCAACGGGTTGAAAGCCATCTGGAACTGCTCGATCAGTTTGCCGGTCTTGCTGATGTACTGAATACGTATCGGGACAATTACCTGGCCTATCTGGCTATTGAGAAGGAACTGTCCCGCCTTGACCTGGCGGAACGGGAGCGCCGGCAGCGGCTGGATATGCTCGCCTTTCAGAAGCAGGAGCTGGATAGTGCCGCGTTGCAGGTGGATGAAGATCGGGAGTTGGAGCAGGAACGCGGCATTCTGCTCAACGCTGAAAAATTGCTCAGTGCGACCCGGGGCGGTTATGAAATTCTTTACGAAGGACCACAGGCGGTCTGTGACCGAGTCGCCGGGATTATCGCCAAGCTTGAGCCGTTGCGGGATATTGATCCGGCTTTCGTCCCTGTCCTGGAGTCCTTGAACGGGAGTCTCTATGCCTTGGAGGACGTTGCCGGTGTCCTCAGGGATTATGCCGATAAACTAGATTTTGAGCCCTCCCGCCAGGAACAGGTCGAGGAGCGTCTGGCACTGCTGAAGGGGTTGAAACGGAAATATGCGCCGACGGTTGAGGCGTTGATCGAGTTTCGTGATCGTATCGGCCAGGAGTATGACCGTCTCAACCGCTCGGAAGAAGAGCGCCGGGAACTAACCGAGCAATTGCAACAACAGGAAATCAAAGTTCGTCAGGCGGGCGAGGCCCTGTCCCTGCGCCGCAAGACAGCCGCGGACAGGTTGGCGCGGGAGGTTGAGCGTGAGTTGGCCGAACTGGCGATGCCCAACGCAAAGTTCAGCATGCGTTTTGACGCGCTTGCCGAGCCCGGGTCGGATGGGCTGGAAAAGGGAGAATTCTTTCTTGCCGCCAATCCAGGTGAAGCAGCCCAGCCGTTGGCCAAAGTTGCCTCGGGCGGGGAATTGTCGCGGATCATGCTGGCGCTCAGACGAAGTGCTCCGGAAGGAGATAGTGTCGGCACTCTGATTTTCGATGAGGTCGATGCCGGCATCGGCGGAGAAGCGGCGACTGCCGTCGGCGAGAAGATCAGCCGGCTTGGGCACGATCTGCAGGTGCTCTGTGTGACCCACCTGCCACAGGTCGCTGCTTTTGCCGATCAGCATTACCAGGTGCTGAAAAAATCGGATGCAAAGCGCACGACAACCGAACTGCAGTTGCTCGGTGCAGATGCCCGAGTGGCGGAAATGGCCCGGATGCTGGCTGGCGCCCAGGTCGGTGAACAGACCCTCAACCATGCCCGCGAACTGATCAGCCGATCACGTGCGCTGGTCGAACAATGA
- the secA gene encoding preprotein translocase subunit SecA, which produces MIGSLVKKIVGSKNERDLKKLQPAVQKINDLEADFEKLSDAELQAKTEHFRGRLTAGETLDDLLPEAFAVVREASKRVLGLRHFDVQLIGGMVLNSGKIAEMKTGEGKTLMATLPIYLNALSGKGVHVVTVNDYLAKRDAEWMGNVYRFLGLTVDCVVHGLSDSQRKLAYAADITYGTNNEFGFDYLRDNMKFDLAEYVQRDLHYAIVDEVDSILIDEARTPLIISGPSEASSELYFTVDRIIPKLEKGEVIEERDGKIGQTVKHYTGDYTVDEKAKSSSLTEEGVSKVEKLLNVSNLYEPRNIELLHHVNQALKAHALFKKDVDYVVKDGEVQIVDEFTGRLMPGRRWSDGLHQAVEAKEGVKIASENQTLATITFQNYFRMYDKLAGMTGTAETEATEFREIYGLDVVVIPTNRPMQRQDNADVIYKTEKEKFLAVIEDIIECHKQGQPVLVGTISIDKSEVLSALLKKRGVPHNVLNAKQHEREAFIVAQAGRKGSVTIATNMAGRGTDIVLGGNPEMMARSEAAAAEDPEARFVELLPEYQQRCKQEKEDVLAAGGLYILGTERHESRRIDNQLRGRSGRQGDPGKSRFYLSLEDDLLRIFGSQRVAFVMDKLKIPEGEPIEHGIISKAIENAQKKVEGHNFDIRKHLIEYDDVMNKQREVIYTQRREVLAGEDLHGTYHGIIDETVEDMIASFCPEKTPGSEWDWKRLTEDFINQFNFMPDFSAIDRTTCRHEELDASFKEQARRRLQEKEEDFTPPVMLQLMRILLLQTIDSQWKDHLLSIDHLKEGIGLRGYGQKNPKEEYKREAYGLFMEMMGRVRAEVLQKMFRIQLAREEDVEQMEAEQKRQKISLNKVGGEEQSKKPTVRDEDKVGRNDPCPCGSGKKYKKCCGR; this is translated from the coding sequence ATGATTGGTAGTCTTGTAAAGAAAATTGTCGGCAGTAAAAACGAGAGAGACCTGAAAAAACTACAGCCCGCAGTGCAGAAGATTAACGACCTGGAAGCGGATTTTGAAAAACTCAGTGATGCAGAGCTGCAAGCTAAGACAGAACATTTTCGTGGTCGACTGACCGCGGGAGAAACCCTTGATGATTTGCTCCCGGAAGCTTTTGCCGTGGTGCGCGAAGCCAGTAAGCGGGTGCTCGGTCTGCGTCATTTCGATGTCCAGTTGATCGGCGGGATGGTTCTGAATTCCGGCAAAATAGCCGAGATGAAAACCGGTGAGGGAAAGACCCTGATGGCCACCTTGCCCATTTACCTGAACGCCCTCAGTGGCAAAGGGGTGCATGTCGTCACGGTCAACGATTACCTGGCCAAGCGTGACGCCGAATGGATGGGCAATGTCTACCGTTTTCTCGGCCTGACGGTCGACTGCGTGGTCCACGGCTTGTCGGACAGTCAGCGCAAATTGGCCTATGCCGCGGATATCACCTACGGGACCAACAACGAATTCGGGTTTGATTATCTGCGCGACAACATGAAGTTTGACCTGGCCGAATATGTTCAGCGCGACCTGCATTATGCGATTGTCGATGAGGTCGACTCGATCCTGATCGATGAAGCCAGGACTCCGTTGATTATTTCGGGGCCGAGCGAAGCCTCCAGTGAGCTTTATTTCACCGTCGACAGGATCATTCCGAAGCTGGAAAAAGGTGAAGTCATCGAGGAGCGCGACGGGAAAATCGGCCAGACCGTCAAACACTATACCGGTGATTACACGGTCGATGAAAAAGCCAAGTCATCGTCCCTGACCGAAGAGGGGGTCAGTAAGGTCGAAAAGCTGCTCAATGTGAGCAATCTCTACGAACCGCGCAATATCGAACTGCTACACCATGTTAATCAGGCTCTCAAGGCCCACGCCCTGTTCAAAAAAGACGTCGATTACGTCGTCAAAGACGGCGAAGTCCAGATCGTCGATGAATTCACCGGGCGGCTGATGCCGGGCCGGCGCTGGAGTGACGGCCTCCACCAGGCCGTTGAAGCCAAAGAAGGGGTCAAGATCGCCAGCGAAAATCAGACCCTGGCCACGATTACCTTCCAGAATTACTTCCGCATGTACGACAAACTGGCCGGCATGACCGGTACTGCGGAGACCGAAGCGACCGAATTCCGGGAAATCTACGGGCTCGACGTGGTTGTCATCCCGACCAACCGACCGATGCAGCGCCAGGACAATGCTGATGTTATCTACAAAACCGAGAAGGAAAAATTCCTTGCGGTTATCGAGGACATCATCGAATGCCATAAGCAGGGGCAGCCGGTCCTGGTCGGCACCATCAGCATCGATAAGTCCGAGGTGCTGTCGGCCCTGCTCAAAAAACGGGGCGTCCCCCATAACGTGCTGAACGCCAAGCAGCACGAAAGAGAAGCGTTTATCGTCGCCCAGGCCGGGCGCAAGGGATCGGTGACCATTGCCACCAACATGGCCGGCCGGGGAACCGATATCGTCCTCGGCGGCAACCCGGAGATGATGGCCCGTAGCGAAGCGGCTGCAGCGGAAGATCCCGAAGCGCGTTTTGTCGAGTTGCTGCCGGAATACCAGCAACGCTGCAAACAGGAGAAAGAAGATGTTCTGGCCGCCGGGGGGCTCTACATCCTCGGGACCGAGCGGCATGAATCACGGCGTATCGACAATCAGTTAAGAGGGCGTTCCGGTCGGCAGGGGGATCCGGGCAAGAGCCGTTTTTATCTGAGTCTGGAAGATGACCTGCTGCGGATTTTCGGTTCCCAGCGGGTGGCCTTTGTGATGGATAAACTGAAAATTCCCGAAGGCGAACCTATTGAACATGGAATCATCAGCAAGGCGATCGAAAATGCGCAGAAGAAAGTCGAAGGGCATAACTTCGATATTCGTAAGCACCTGATCGAATATGATGATGTCATGAATAAGCAGCGCGAAGTCATCTATACCCAGCGTCGGGAAGTCCTGGCCGGCGAAGATCTGCACGGGACTTACCATGGGATTATCGATGAAACGGTTGAAGACATGATCGCGTCCTTCTGTCCTGAGAAAACTCCGGGATCGGAATGGGACTGGAAACGGTTGACTGAAGACTTCATTAATCAGTTCAATTTCATGCCCGATTTCAGTGCTATCGATCGTACTACCTGTCGTCACGAAGAGTTGGATGCTTCTTTCAAGGAGCAGGCCAGGAGGCGCCTGCAGGAAAAGGAAGAGGACTTTACCCCGCCGGTGATGCTGCAACTGATGCGGATTCTGCTGCTACAAACCATCGATTCGCAGTGGAAAGACCATCTGCTGTCCATTGATCATCTCAAAGAGGGGATCGGCCTGCGCGGTTATGGCCAGAAAAATCCCAAAGAAGAATACAAGCGTGAAGCCTATGGTCTGTTCATGGAGATGATGGGGCGGGTACGGGCCGAAGTCCTGCAGAAAATGTTCAGAATCCAGCTGGCCAGAGAAGAAGATGTGGAGCAGATGGAAGCCGAACAGAAGCGCCAGAAAATTTCCCTGAATAAGGTTGGCGGTGAGGAACAGAGCAAAAAACCGACCGTACGTGATGAGGACAAGGTCGGCAGGAACGATCCTTGCCCCTGTGGGAGCGGTAAAAAATATAAAAAGTGTTGTGGGCGTTGA
- a CDS encoding replication-associated recombination protein A, with amino-acid sequence MDLFEQSAGTAVNTPLAERMRPRSLEEIVGQQHLLGEGKLLRQLIEQDQLSSVIFWGPPGTGKTTLGQVIANRTSSRFVFFSAVLGSIKEVREIIAEAKQQRNYHRRKTLLFVDEIHRFNKAQQDAFLPAVEKGDVTLIGATTENPSFEINSALLSRSRVFVLEPLAAEDLKQLLQRALTDSRGLGPRNMEIEDAALDFLAEQADGDARIALGTLEVAAATAGKRKITLPVVQEAMQKKALLYDKGAEEHYNVISAFIKSIRGSDPDAALYWLARMLEAGEDPLFIVRRMIILASEDIGNADPRALQLAVAVQQAVHFVGLPEARITLAQAVTYLATAPKSNASYQGINQALAEVRKSGALAVPKHIRNAPTKLMKELDYGKGYKYAHDFKDGYADQTHLPDQLAGTVYYQPTERGYEKIIGERMHLLKAGKNRTRQ; translated from the coding sequence ATGGACCTTTTTGAACAGTCGGCCGGTACTGCCGTCAACACCCCTCTGGCCGAACGGATGCGCCCACGCAGCCTGGAAGAGATCGTCGGCCAGCAGCACCTGTTGGGCGAAGGCAAGCTGCTGCGCCAATTGATCGAACAGGATCAATTGTCATCAGTGATCTTCTGGGGCCCCCCGGGCACCGGGAAAACCACCCTCGGCCAGGTCATCGCCAACCGCACCAGCAGCCGCTTTGTGTTCTTTTCCGCGGTACTCGGCAGTATCAAGGAAGTCAGGGAGATCATCGCCGAAGCCAAACAACAACGCAATTACCACCGCCGCAAAACCCTGCTGTTCGTCGATGAGATTCACCGCTTCAATAAAGCCCAGCAGGATGCCTTTCTGCCTGCAGTGGAAAAGGGTGATGTCACCCTGATCGGGGCGACCACGGAAAACCCGAGTTTCGAGATCAACTCGGCACTGCTGTCACGCTCGCGGGTTTTTGTCCTTGAGCCGCTGGCCGCCGAGGATCTGAAGCAGCTCCTGCAACGGGCGCTGACCGACAGCCGCGGGCTGGGGCCGAGAAACATGGAGATTGAGGATGCCGCCCTCGATTTCCTGGCCGAACAGGCTGATGGCGATGCCAGGATCGCCCTGGGAACCCTGGAGGTTGCGGCGGCGACCGCCGGGAAGCGGAAGATTACCTTGCCGGTCGTCCAGGAGGCGATGCAGAAGAAAGCCCTGCTTTACGATAAAGGGGCAGAGGAACATTACAATGTCATTTCGGCGTTTATAAAAAGTATCCGCGGTTCAGATCCGGATGCGGCCCTCTACTGGCTGGCCCGAATGTTGGAAGCCGGTGAAGATCCCCTCTTCATCGTCCGCCGAATGATCATTCTGGCCTCGGAAGATATCGGCAATGCCGACCCACGGGCATTGCAGCTGGCCGTGGCCGTGCAGCAGGCGGTACACTTTGTCGGCCTGCCCGAAGCTCGCATTACCCTGGCCCAGGCGGTGACTTATCTGGCCACCGCACCGAAAAGCAACGCCAGTTATCAGGGAATCAACCAGGCGCTTGCCGAGGTCCGCAAATCCGGAGCGCTGGCTGTGCCAAAGCATATCCGCAACGCCCCGACCAAGCTCATGAAAGAGCTCGATTACGGCAAGGGTTACAAATACGCCCACGATTTCAAAGACGGTTACGCCGACCAGACCCACCTCCCCGACCAACTGGCCGGAACCGTCTACTATCAGCCGACGGAGCGGGGCTATGAAAAGATAATCGGTGAACGCATGCACCTGTTGAAGGCAGGAAAAAACCGCACTAGACAATAA
- a CDS encoding response regulator produces MTEIHEQKKPAILLIDDVPLILDLLEDILESLEYPILRLETGLPAMQVLDREDIALVFCDVSLPDISGVDVLRMIKQHTPEIQVVMISGQQDFNVARQVLRERALDYLVKPFDHTEVLTVARQGLASYYQAVHQEQVRIEAQRRMADLVLLKKVGETASSGNDLQELFDQILDSIVHSAEVEVASLMLLQNDGCLHIASSCGIPDQIVNTTRVASGEGVSGHVLATGEPVLLTNIDQDSRFVSMSGGKKYKNQSLLSVPIYVREELVGVINVNNKKSGQPFDLEDQNLLVAIANQVALAMENFELINSLRQQALVLERTNADLVRMNRARTRLVCNLSHELKTPLTSIMGYIDLTLSFFNKLGEAEIRDNLSQVQDEGKRLERLITGMLRLFSIESEREIWRWKSFGVPWPIADAFQLYRAKMNERGLLTEIDIEDDLPEIYGDQEKFSMAFNCLIDNAVKFNRDGGKVSVKAAARTFEDLEYVCLQVFNEGQAVPLDAHETIFSSYTQLGDIDTEKPHGVGIGLALVKVVVDRMLGDIYLEEVAGEGTCFGLLLPTEQTYNIRKEKVDNE; encoded by the coding sequence ATGACGGAAATTCATGAGCAAAAAAAACCGGCCATTCTGCTGATTGATGATGTTCCGTTGATCCTGGATCTGCTGGAAGATATTCTGGAGAGTCTGGAATATCCGATTTTGCGCCTTGAAACAGGCCTTCCGGCAATGCAGGTCCTGGACCGGGAAGATATTGCCCTGGTTTTTTGCGATGTTTCCCTGCCTGATATCAGCGGGGTGGATGTCTTGCGGATGATCAAGCAGCACACGCCGGAAATCCAGGTCGTGATGATTTCCGGGCAGCAGGATTTTAATGTCGCCCGGCAGGTGTTGCGTGAACGCGCTCTGGATTATCTGGTCAAGCCGTTTGATCATACCGAAGTTCTGACTGTGGCGCGGCAGGGGCTGGCTTCTTATTATCAGGCTGTTCATCAGGAGCAGGTCCGGATTGAGGCCCAGCGGCGCATGGCCGATCTGGTGCTCCTGAAAAAGGTCGGTGAAACAGCGAGTTCCGGTAACGATTTGCAGGAACTGTTTGACCAGATCCTCGACTCGATTGTCCATTCCGCTGAAGTCGAAGTTGCTTCTTTGATGTTGCTTCAGAATGACGGTTGTCTGCATATTGCTTCGTCCTGCGGTATCCCCGATCAGATTGTCAATACCACCCGGGTCGCCTCCGGGGAAGGCGTCTCCGGGCACGTGCTGGCCACCGGGGAGCCGGTGTTGCTGACCAATATTGATCAGGACAGCCGCTTTGTCAGCATGTCCGGCGGGAAAAAGTACAAAAACCAATCGCTGCTTTCGGTGCCGATCTATGTCCGGGAAGAACTGGTCGGGGTCATCAATGTCAATAACAAGAAATCCGGACAGCCGTTTGATCTCGAAGACCAGAACCTGCTGGTGGCGATTGCCAACCAGGTTGCCCTGGCCATGGAAAACTTTGAGCTGATCAACAGTCTGCGCCAACAGGCGCTGGTGCTTGAGCGTACCAATGCCGATCTGGTCAGGATGAACCGGGCCAGAACTCGTCTGGTCTGTAACCTGTCTCACGAGCTGAAAACTCCCCTCACTTCAATCATGGGTTATATCGACCTGACCCTGTCATTTTTCAATAAACTTGGTGAAGCGGAGATCAGGGACAATCTGAGTCAGGTTCAAGATGAGGGGAAACGCCTGGAACGGTTGATTACCGGGATGCTGCGACTGTTTTCCATTGAGTCTGAACGGGAAATCTGGCGCTGGAAATCCTTTGGAGTTCCCTGGCCCATTGCCGATGCCTTCCAGTTGTACCGGGCCAAAATGAATGAACGTGGTCTGCTGACGGAAATCGATATCGAAGACGATCTGCCGGAGATCTACGGGGACCAGGAAAAGTTCAGTATGGCGTTCAACTGCTTGATTGATAACGCTGTCAAGTTCAACCGTGACGGTGGGAAAGTCAGTGTAAAAGCGGCGGCGCGAACTTTTGAGGATCTTGAATATGTCTGTCTGCAGGTTTTCAACGAGGGGCAGGCCGTGCCGTTGGATGCCCATGAGACGATTTTCAGTTCCTACACCCAGCTTGGCGATATCGATACGGAAAAGCCCCACGGGGTAGGGATCGGCCTGGCGCTGGTCAAAGTTGTCGTCGACCGCATGCTGGGGGATATCTATCTGGAAGAAGTGGCCGGGGAGGGGACCTGTTTTGGGCTCCTGCTGCCGACTGAGCAAACTTATAATATACGGAAAGAAAAGGTTGACAATGAGTGA
- a CDS encoding N-acetyltransferase, with amino-acid sequence MIRHARIPDARAIHQLLLAFAKDGQLLGRSLADIYDAIRDFYVFEQDGQLLGTGALAICWEDLAEIRSLAVVQGRQGQGIGRKIVEACLAEAADLGLKRVFALTYQPEFFKRMGFADIEKSELPQKVWGDCIKCVKFPDCDEYALAINLLD; translated from the coding sequence ATGATCCGCCATGCTCGGATACCGGATGCCCGTGCCATCCATCAGTTGCTGTTGGCTTTTGCCAAAGATGGTCAGTTGCTGGGCCGGTCTTTGGCCGATATTTACGATGCGATCCGGGATTTTTACGTTTTTGAACAGGATGGCCAGCTTCTTGGTACCGGGGCTCTGGCCATCTGTTGGGAAGACCTGGCTGAAATTCGTTCCCTGGCCGTGGTGCAGGGACGACAAGGCCAGGGGATCGGCCGGAAGATTGTCGAAGCCTGTCTGGCTGAAGCCGCCGACCTTGGTTTGAAAAGAGTTTTCGCCCTGACCTATCAGCCTGAGTTTTTCAAGCGGATGGGGTTTGCTGACATCGAAAAATCCGAATTGCCGCAGAAGGTTTGGGGGGATTGTATCAAGTGCGTAAAATTCCCGGATTGCGATGAATATGCGCTGGCGATAAATCTATTGGATTAG
- a CDS encoding M23 family metallopeptidase: MAKRFSVILLSEDGTQLKHLHVRKGLFSCGVGFAVVALGLLGFFAYNYFTATIDRAELFRLRAENSEQRQNLQRLVVDLNELHADLDNLATTEARVRQLASLDAEPEGLPVAVGGLPDADQVESVSDIQRQINKLQIEIELRRQSQEDARNLLNDEVSLSRATPEGWPAKGWLTSYFGKRKSPFTGRMAMHEGLDIAANVGTPVFATADGVVARVAYTPGYGKILVIDHGYGYQTIFGHNSKILVKAGQRIKRGEKVSLVGNTGRSTGPHLHYELRLNGIPIDPRQTL, from the coding sequence TTGGCGAAGCGCTTTTCTGTCATACTGCTGTCCGAGGACGGTACTCAACTGAAGCACCTGCACGTGCGCAAGGGCCTGTTCTCCTGCGGTGTCGGTTTTGCTGTGGTTGCGCTCGGGCTGCTGGGTTTTTTCGCCTATAACTACTTCACCGCCACCATCGACCGGGCGGAGCTGTTTCGCCTGCGGGCGGAAAACAGTGAACAGCGCCAGAACCTGCAGCGTCTTGTCGTTGATCTTAACGAACTGCATGCCGATCTGGACAACCTCGCCACAACCGAGGCGCGGGTGCGTCAGCTGGCCAGCCTTGACGCCGAACCGGAGGGGCTTCCCGTTGCTGTCGGTGGTTTGCCGGATGCTGACCAGGTCGAAAGCGTGAGCGATATTCAACGGCAGATCAACAAGCTGCAGATAGAAATTGAACTGCGGCGGCAGAGTCAGGAAGATGCCCGCAATCTGCTCAACGATGAGGTCTCCCTCAGCCGGGCAACCCCCGAAGGCTGGCCGGCCAAAGGCTGGCTGACCTCCTATTTCGGTAAACGCAAATCACCTTTCACCGGGCGGATGGCCATGCACGAAGGACTCGATATCGCGGCTAACGTCGGTACACCGGTCTTTGCAACCGCCGACGGTGTGGTGGCCCGGGTGGCTTATACGCCGGGCTACGGCAAAATTCTGGTGATTGATCACGGCTACGGGTATCAAACCATTTTTGGCCATAATTCCAAAATCCTGGTCAAAGCCGGGCAACGAATCAAGCGTGGAGAGAAGGTCTCTCTGGTCGGCAATACCGGGCGGTCCACCGGACCCCACCTGCACTACGAATTGCGTTTGAACGGAATCCCCATTGATCCGCGTCAGACCCTCTGA